A section of the Labrus mixtus chromosome 15, fLabMix1.1, whole genome shotgun sequence genome encodes:
- the kansl2 gene encoding KAT8 regulatory NSL complex subunit 2, producing the protein MNRIRIHVLPSSRNRVSQTPRPQEPQFCSFTQRPCSQPRLEGLEFCIKHILEDKNAPYKQCSYVSAKNGKRCPNASPKVERKDGVTFCAEHARRNAMALRAQIRKPSSNPSPEVLLSQLSGYNRAETHSADGSRSEASRILDEESLSEEEQGPMVLDQTWRGDPDSDADSVDSDHEDPLKHAGVYTAEEVALITREKLIRLQSLYIDQFKRLQHLLKEKKRRYLHNRKMEHETLGSSLLTGAEGLSMKERENLKKLKALRRYRRRYGVEALLHRQLRERRQAVTDGAPQSHTRTVYEKCISFVEGTRCTNPCLPMTRHCLSHICQDSNQVLFNKCPGIKDVPCDRTVHMGQSDDPRCSLHLSLPPPMYQPEQEHPPQEAISTASRDMYLSAAELQPTESLPLEFSDDLDVEGDGMQGPPSPLQFDTALALEDQTIRAIAEAPMDILTGEDADLDASGQELSERDVDAIMDDQVVSEVVGGEEEATDNLPQDVNPASVDAP; encoded by the exons ATGAACAGGATACGAATCCATGTTTTGCCTTCAAGTCGGAACCGGGTGTCCCAGACACCtcgtccccaggagccccagtTCTGCTCCTTCACACAACGGCCGTGCTCTCAGCCTCGTCTGGaaggcctggagttctgcataAAACACATCCTGGAGGACAAAAATGCCCCGTACAAGCAGTGCAGCTATGTCTCTGCCAAGAACGGCAAGCGCTGCCCCAATGCGTCTCCGAAAGTGGAAAGGAAAGATGG AGTGACATTCTGTGCAGAGCATGCTCGCAGGAATGCCATGGCCCTCAGAGCTCAGATAAGAAAGCCTTCCTCTAATCCATCCCCAGAGGTACTTCTGTCCCAGCTAAGTGGTTACAACAGAGCAGAGACGCACAGCGCTGATGGGAGCCGGTCTGAAGCTAGCCGTATCCTAG ACGAGGAGAGTCTAAGTGAGGAGGAACAGGGTCCAATGGTTTTAGACCAGACATGGAGAGGAGACCCTGACAGTGATGCCGACAGTGTTGACAGTGATCATGAAGATCCTCTAAA ACATGCAGGAGTTTACACAGCAGAGGAGGTGGCGCTCATTACTCGAGAAAAGCTCATCCGGTTACAGTCTCTCTACATTGACCAGTTCAAACGCCTTCAGCACCTTCTGAAGGAGAAAAAGCGTCGATATCTGCACAACCGCAAAATGGAGCACGAAACTCTCG GAAGCAGCCTGCTGACGGGGGCTGAAGGTCTATCcatgaaggagagagaaaacctGAAGAAGCTCAAAGCTCTGCGTCGATACCGTCGTCGGTATGGCGTGGAAGCCCTGCTGCACCGGCAGCTCAGGGAGAGGAGGCAGGCTGTGACGGACGGAGCTCCACAG TCGCACACAAGAACAGTGTATGAGAAGTGCATCTCGTTTGTGGAAGGAACTCGATGTACCAATCCCTGCCTGCCTATGACCCGGCATTGTCTCTCAC ACATCTGCCAGGACAGCAATCAGGTGCTTTTCAATAAGTGTCCGGGCATTAAAGACGTCCCGTGTGACCGCACCGTGCACATGGGTCAGTCAGACGACCCCCGCTGCTCGCTCCACCTCAGCCTGCCTCCCCCCATGTACCAGCCCGAGCAGGAACATCCCCCGCAGGAGGCGATCAGCACCGCGAGCAGAGACATGTACCTGAGTGCAGCAGAGCTCCAGCCCACAGAGAGCCTTCCCCTAGAGTTCAGTGAT GACCTGGATGTGGAAGGGGATGGCATGCAGGGTCCTCCGTCCCCTCTTCAGTTCGACACGGCCCTGGCGCTGGAGGACCAGACCATCAGAGCCATCGCCGAGGCGCCGATGGACATCCTGACAGGAGAAGACGCGGACCTGGATGCCTCGGGACAGGAGCTCTCGGAGAGGGATGTGGATGCCATCATGGATGACCAG GTGGTGTCGGAGGTCGTTGGAGGGGAAGAAGAGGCCACAGATAATTTACCCCAAGACGTCAACCCAGCTTCAGTCGATGctccctga